From a single Marinobacter sp. THAF197a genomic region:
- the hemE gene encoding uroporphyrinogen decarboxylase, whose amino-acid sequence MTELKNDRFLRALMRQPVDRTPVWMMRQAGRYLPEYRATRAKAGDFLSLCKNTPLACEVTLQPLERYPLDAAILFSDILTIPDALGLGLYFETGEGPKFRKVIRTEADVDALPKMNAESDLDYVMNAVSTIRRELSGRVPLIGFSGSPWTLATYMIEGGSSKTFSEAKKLMYGQPEVMHRLLDHLADSVIDYLNGQIKAGAQAVQIFDTWGGVLSSWAYEEFSLRYMKKIVDGLIRESEGRRVPVIVFTKNGGQWLESIADCGADAVGLDWTTDIGNARARVGDKVALQGNMDPAMLYAPKARIRQEVADILKRYGSGSGHIFNLGHGITPDVDPEHAGAFIEAVVELSGQYHK is encoded by the coding sequence CGGTGTGGATGATGCGCCAGGCGGGTCGCTACCTGCCGGAGTACCGCGCAACCCGGGCCAAGGCCGGCGATTTTCTCAGCCTGTGCAAGAACACGCCGCTGGCCTGTGAAGTTACCCTGCAGCCGCTCGAGCGCTATCCGCTGGACGCTGCCATCCTGTTCTCCGATATTTTGACCATTCCTGATGCCCTGGGCCTGGGCCTGTATTTCGAAACTGGCGAAGGTCCGAAATTCCGCAAAGTGATTCGCACCGAAGCCGACGTCGACGCCCTGCCGAAGATGAATGCCGAGTCGGATCTGGACTACGTGATGAACGCCGTCTCCACCATCCGCCGCGAACTCAGCGGCCGGGTGCCGCTGATCGGTTTCTCCGGCAGCCCCTGGACCCTGGCCACTTACATGATTGAGGGCGGCTCCTCCAAGACTTTCTCCGAAGCCAAGAAGCTGATGTATGGCCAGCCGGAAGTGATGCACCGCTTGCTGGACCACTTGGCGGATTCGGTGATTGATTACCTGAACGGTCAGATCAAGGCCGGTGCCCAGGCAGTGCAGATTTTCGATACCTGGGGTGGAGTGCTGAGCAGCTGGGCCTACGAAGAGTTCTCCCTGCGTTACATGAAGAAGATTGTGGATGGGCTGATTCGTGAAAGCGAAGGCCGCAGGGTGCCGGTGATCGTGTTCACCAAGAACGGCGGCCAGTGGCTGGAGTCTATTGCTGACTGTGGTGCCGACGCCGTGGGCCTGGACTGGACGACGGACATCGGCAATGCCCGCGCTCGCGTGGGCGATAAGGTTGCCCTGCAGGGTAATATGGACCCGGCGATGTTGTACGCACCGAAAGCGCGGATTCGCCAGGAAGTGGCGGATATCCTGAAGCGGTATGGCTCGGGTTCCGGGCATATCTTCAACCTGGGGCATGGTATAACGCCGGATGTGGATCCGGAGCATGCTGGGGCGTTCATTGAGGCGGTTGTTGAGCTTAGCGGGCAGTATCACAAATAG
- a CDS encoding PilZ domain-containing protein encodes MSIKTSEKRRFHRISFDAPCELHCQDQVWSTEVLDISLKGVLVQRPEGWKVPLNKPCEVVIHLNEHEAAIVMAVELKHVEDHRLGFRCQYIDLESATHLKRLVELNLGDQALLEREFAHLID; translated from the coding sequence TTGTCTATCAAAACTTCCGAAAAACGCCGTTTCCATCGAATCAGTTTCGATGCGCCCTGTGAGCTGCATTGTCAGGATCAGGTGTGGTCAACCGAGGTGTTGGATATTTCCCTGAAGGGCGTTTTGGTCCAGCGGCCGGAAGGTTGGAAGGTTCCGCTGAACAAGCCTTGTGAGGTGGTGATTCACCTGAATGAGCATGAAGCCGCGATTGTGATGGCGGTGGAGTTGAAGCACGTGGAGGATCATCGGCTGGGATTTCGGTGTCAGTATATTGATCTTGAAAGTGCCACGCATTTGAAGCGGCTGGTTGAGTTAAATCTTGGGGATCAGGCGCTGTTGGAGCGGGAGTTTGCGCATCTGATTGACTGA
- the radA gene encoding DNA repair protein RadA yields MAKAKTAFVCTECGADYSKWQGQCTACQAWNTISEVRGVSSPGKGARSARFEGYAGSLSEVKSLDEVSLAEQARISTGMQEFDRVLGGGLVEGSAVLMGGHPGAGKSTLLLQAVCQLAEQHPALYVTGEESLQQVAMRAKRLGLPTKDLKMLSETSVERLMQVAEMEKPRILVIDSIQVMHVADIESAPGSVSQVRESAAFLTRFAKQTGTILLLVGHVTKDGSLAGPKVLEHMIDCSILLEGSSDSRYRTLRGIKNRFGAVNELGVFAMLEQGLKEVKNPSAIFLNRGEEAAPGSVVMVVWEGTRPMLVEIQALVDMAQGSYPRRVAVGTDQNRLAMLLAVLHRHGGMHVADQDVFVNVVAGVKVNETSADLALLSAVVSSFRNRALPQDLVIFGEVGLSGEIRPVPNGQERIYEAAKHGFTRALVPKANVPRKPVEGMKVIPVTKLSDALSALEEL; encoded by the coding sequence ATGGCCAAAGCCAAAACCGCCTTTGTATGCACCGAGTGCGGTGCGGATTACTCCAAGTGGCAGGGCCAGTGCACGGCCTGCCAGGCCTGGAACACCATCAGCGAAGTACGCGGCGTTTCCAGCCCCGGCAAGGGTGCACGCAGCGCCCGGTTTGAGGGCTACGCAGGCAGCCTATCCGAGGTCAAAAGCCTGGACGAAGTCAGCTTGGCCGAGCAGGCCCGCATCAGCACCGGCATGCAGGAGTTCGACCGGGTGCTGGGCGGCGGTCTGGTGGAGGGCTCCGCAGTGTTGATGGGCGGGCACCCCGGCGCGGGCAAAAGCACCCTGCTGCTCCAGGCGGTTTGCCAACTAGCCGAGCAGCACCCGGCGCTTTACGTCACCGGTGAGGAATCCCTGCAACAGGTGGCCATGCGCGCCAAACGGTTGGGATTACCCACCAAAGACCTGAAAATGCTCTCGGAAACGTCCGTGGAGCGGCTGATGCAGGTGGCGGAAATGGAAAAGCCCCGCATTCTGGTGATCGACAGTATCCAGGTGATGCACGTGGCCGATATCGAATCCGCCCCAGGTTCAGTCTCCCAGGTGCGGGAGAGCGCCGCTTTCCTCACCCGCTTTGCCAAGCAAACCGGCACGATTTTGCTGCTGGTTGGCCACGTCACCAAAGACGGCAGCCTGGCCGGCCCGAAGGTGCTGGAGCACATGATCGACTGCTCCATCCTGCTCGAAGGCTCCAGCGACAGCCGCTACCGCACCCTACGGGGCATCAAAAACCGCTTTGGTGCAGTGAATGAGCTGGGCGTGTTTGCCATGCTGGAACAGGGCCTGAAGGAAGTGAAAAACCCCAGCGCCATTTTCCTGAACCGGGGAGAGGAAGCTGCTCCCGGCAGTGTGGTGATGGTGGTCTGGGAGGGCACCAGGCCGATGTTGGTGGAAATCCAGGCTTTGGTGGATATGGCCCAGGGCAGCTATCCGCGCCGTGTGGCCGTGGGTACCGACCAGAACCGGTTGGCGATGCTTCTCGCGGTGTTGCATCGTCATGGCGGTATGCATGTAGCCGATCAGGATGTGTTCGTTAACGTGGTGGCGGGTGTGAAGGTCAATGAAACCAGTGCGGACCTTGCCTTGTTGTCGGCGGTGGTGTCGTCGTTCCGGAATCGGGCGTTGCCGCAGGATCTGGTGATTTTCGGAGAAGTGGGCCTGTCCGGTGAGATCCGGCCGGTGCCGAATGGCCAGGAGCGGATATACGAGGCAGCCAAGCACGGCTTCACTCGGGCTTTGGTTCCCAAGGCTAACGTTCCGCGCAAGCCTGTGGAAGGCATGAAGGTCATTCCGGTGACCAAGCTTTCTGATGCTCTTTCGGCTTTAGAGGAACTTTAG
- the ettA gene encoding energy-dependent translational throttle protein EttA, with translation MAQYVYTMNRVGKVVPPKREILKDISLSFFPGAKIGVLGLNGSGKSTLLRIMAGVDQDYIGEARPQPGINVGYLPQEPELDEEKTVKEIVDESVAHVHNALAELDQVYAAYAEPDADFDALAKKQGELEAIIQATDGHDIERKMEVAADALRLPAWDQKVKVLSGGERRRVALCRLLLSGPDMLLLDEPTNHLDAESVAWLERFLHDYDGTVVAITHDRYFLDNVAGWILELDRGHGIPFEGNYSQWLENKEKRLEMESKQEASHQKAIKQELEWVRSNAKGRQSKSKARLARFEEMSSQEFQKRNETNELYIPPGPRLGGKVIEVEGISKAFDDRLLYENVSFSVPPGAIVGIIGGNGAGKSTLFKMIAGMDQPNSGTITVGETVELAYVDQMRDLDGSKTVWEELSDGNDIIKVGNYETPSRAYVGRFNFKGTDQQKRVGDLSGGERNRLHLAKLLKQGGNVLLLDEPTNDLDVETLRALEEAILNFPGSALIISHDRWFLDRVASHILAFEDDGEVVYFEGNFTDYDADFKKRKGESAMQPKRMKYKKLA, from the coding sequence ATGGCCCAGTACGTATACACCATGAACCGCGTGGGCAAGGTGGTACCACCCAAGCGGGAGATTCTGAAAGACATTTCCCTGAGCTTCTTCCCGGGCGCCAAAATCGGCGTGCTGGGCCTGAACGGCTCCGGTAAATCCACCCTGCTCCGTATTATGGCGGGTGTCGACCAGGATTACATCGGCGAAGCCCGGCCCCAGCCCGGCATCAATGTCGGCTACCTGCCCCAGGAGCCGGAGCTGGACGAAGAAAAAACCGTCAAGGAAATCGTCGACGAGTCCGTTGCCCACGTGCACAACGCCCTGGCCGAACTGGACCAGGTATACGCCGCGTACGCAGAGCCGGATGCCGATTTCGACGCCCTGGCCAAGAAACAGGGCGAACTGGAAGCCATCATCCAGGCCACGGACGGGCACGATATCGAACGCAAGATGGAAGTGGCCGCCGATGCGCTGCGCCTGCCAGCCTGGGATCAGAAAGTCAAAGTGCTGTCCGGGGGCGAGCGCCGCCGTGTGGCCCTGTGCCGCCTGCTGCTGTCTGGCCCGGACATGCTGCTGCTGGACGAGCCGACCAACCACCTGGACGCGGAGTCCGTGGCCTGGCTGGAGCGCTTCCTGCACGATTACGACGGCACTGTGGTCGCCATCACCCACGACCGTTACTTCCTCGACAACGTCGCCGGCTGGATTCTGGAACTGGACCGTGGCCACGGCATCCCGTTCGAGGGCAATTACAGCCAGTGGCTGGAGAACAAAGAAAAACGCCTGGAAATGGAATCCAAGCAGGAAGCCTCGCACCAGAAAGCCATCAAGCAGGAGCTTGAGTGGGTGCGCTCCAACGCCAAGGGCCGCCAGTCCAAGAGCAAGGCCCGTCTGGCCCGCTTTGAGGAGATGAGCTCTCAGGAGTTCCAGAAACGTAACGAAACCAACGAACTGTACATCCCGCCCGGACCTCGCCTGGGCGGCAAGGTGATCGAAGTGGAAGGCATCAGCAAGGCCTTTGACGACCGCCTGTTATACGAAAACGTATCGTTCAGCGTGCCGCCCGGGGCCATTGTCGGCATCATCGGTGGTAACGGTGCCGGTAAATCCACGCTGTTCAAGATGATTGCCGGCATGGACCAACCAAACTCCGGCACTATTACCGTGGGCGAAACCGTTGAGCTCGCTTACGTGGATCAGATGCGCGACCTGGACGGCAGTAAAACCGTGTGGGAAGAGCTGTCCGACGGCAACGACATCATCAAGGTTGGCAACTACGAAACACCTTCCCGCGCTTATGTGGGCCGCTTCAATTTCAAGGGCACCGACCAGCAAAAGCGGGTAGGCGATCTCTCCGGTGGTGAGCGTAACCGCCTGCACCTGGCCAAGCTGCTAAAGCAAGGCGGCAACGTGTTGCTGCTGGACGAACCCACCAACGATCTGGACGTGGAAACCCTGCGCGCACTGGAAGAAGCCATTCTGAACTTCCCCGGCTCCGCTCTGATCATCTCGCACGATCGCTGGTTCCTGGACCGTGTGGCCAGCCACATTCTGGCGTTCGAGGATGACGGTGAGGTGGTGTACTTTGAAGGCAACTTCACCGATTACGACGCCGACTTCAAGAAGCGCAAAGGGGAATCTGCCATGCAGCCCAAGCGCATGAAGTACAAGAAGCTGGCGTAA
- the glyA gene encoding serine hydroxymethyltransferase: MFNRDMKIAGFDDELWNAMQAEEKRQEAHIELIASENYTSPRVMEAQGSVLTNKYAEGYPGKRYYGGCEFVDIAEDLAIARAKELFGAAYANVQPHSGSQANSAVFMALLKPGDTVLGMSLAHGGHLTHGASVNFSGKIYNAVQYGINTDTGLLDYDEIEALAVEHKPKMIIAGFSAYSQELDFARFRAIADKVGAYLFVDMAHVAGLVAAGVYPDPVPHAHVVATTTHKTLRGPRGGLILACDDEDLQKKLNSAVFPGGQGGPLMHVIAAKAVCFKEAMSDEFKAYQQQVVKNAAAMAEVFVARGFDVVSGGTKNHLFLVSLIKQDITGKDADAALGKAHITVNKNAVPNDPRSPFVTSGLRIGTPAVTTRGFKEGECRDLAGWMCDILDNLEDEATISRVREQVEAVCARFPVYG; encoded by the coding sequence ATGTTTAATCGTGATATGAAAATCGCCGGTTTCGATGACGAACTTTGGAACGCCATGCAGGCGGAAGAGAAGCGTCAGGAAGCGCACATCGAACTGATCGCGTCTGAAAACTACACCAGCCCGCGGGTGATGGAAGCCCAGGGCAGTGTGCTGACCAACAAGTACGCCGAAGGTTATCCCGGCAAGCGTTACTACGGCGGCTGTGAGTTTGTCGACATTGCTGAAGACCTGGCCATCGCCCGTGCCAAGGAACTGTTCGGTGCTGCCTACGCCAACGTTCAGCCTCACTCCGGCTCCCAGGCCAACTCTGCCGTGTTCATGGCCCTGCTCAAGCCCGGCGATACCGTTCTGGGCATGAGCCTGGCCCACGGTGGCCACCTGACCCACGGTGCCAGCGTCAACTTCTCTGGCAAGATCTATAACGCCGTTCAGTACGGTATCAACACCGACACCGGCTTGCTGGACTACGACGAAATCGAGGCGCTGGCGGTTGAGCACAAGCCGAAGATGATCATTGCCGGCTTCTCAGCCTACTCCCAGGAACTGGACTTTGCCCGCTTCCGTGCCATCGCCGACAAGGTTGGCGCCTACCTGTTTGTGGACATGGCTCATGTGGCTGGCCTGGTTGCTGCTGGCGTGTATCCGGACCCGGTGCCACACGCCCACGTGGTTGCAACCACCACTCACAAAACCCTGCGCGGCCCCCGTGGTGGCCTGATCCTGGCCTGTGATGATGAAGATCTGCAGAAGAAACTGAATTCTGCCGTCTTCCCCGGCGGTCAGGGTGGCCCGCTGATGCACGTGATTGCAGCCAAGGCCGTGTGCTTCAAAGAAGCCATGAGCGACGAGTTCAAGGCTTACCAGCAGCAAGTGGTGAAGAACGCTGCGGCCATGGCCGAAGTGTTTGTTGCGCGTGGCTTTGACGTGGTTTCCGGTGGCACCAAGAACCACCTGTTTCTGGTCAGTCTGATCAAGCAGGACATCACTGGTAAAGACGCCGATGCCGCGCTTGGCAAAGCGCACATCACCGTGAACAAGAACGCTGTCCCGAATGACCCGCGCTCGCCGTTTGTGACTTCTGGCCTGCGCATTGGTACCCCCGCAGTCACCACCCGTGGTTTCAAGGAAGGGGAGTGTCGTGATCTGGCTGGCTGGATGTGTGACATCCTGGACAACCTTGAAGACGAAGCAACCATCAGCCGTGTGCGTGAGCAGGTAGAAGCGGTGTGTGCCCGCTTCCCGGTCTATGGCTAA
- the nrdR gene encoding transcriptional regulator NrdR produces MHCPFCGEADTKVIDSRLVAEGDQVRRRRECLSCRERFTTFENAELVMPRVVKQDGTRQPFDEEKLRAGLMKALEKRPVSIEEIDAALNRIKYRLRSTGEREVKSMQLGEEVMTELRQLDKVAYVRFASVYRSFQDINEFKEEIERLSQGNGETAADVARALADKQSGKGKA; encoded by the coding sequence ATGCATTGTCCTTTCTGTGGTGAAGCCGATACCAAGGTGATTGATTCGCGCCTGGTGGCTGAAGGTGATCAGGTTCGCCGCCGCAGGGAGTGTTTGTCCTGCCGGGAGCGGTTCACTACGTTTGAAAACGCTGAGCTGGTGATGCCGCGCGTGGTCAAGCAGGATGGAACCCGGCAGCCATTCGATGAAGAAAAACTTCGGGCAGGCCTGATGAAGGCGCTGGAAAAGCGGCCGGTCAGCATCGAGGAAATCGACGCTGCCCTGAACCGTATCAAGTACCGCCTGCGTTCCACTGGTGAGCGTGAAGTAAAGTCTATGCAGCTCGGTGAGGAAGTGATGACCGAGTTGCGTCAGCTCGACAAAGTGGCCTACGTTCGCTTTGCCTCTGTTTATCGCAGCTTTCAGGACATCAACGAGTTCAAGGAAGAGATTGAGCGATTGTCTCAGGGTAATGGTGAAACCGCGGCTGATGTGGCAAGGGCGTTGGCCGACAAGCAGTCCGGAAAAGGCAAGGCATGA